A single genomic interval of Malania oleifera isolate guangnan ecotype guangnan chromosome 11, ASM2987363v1, whole genome shotgun sequence harbors:
- the LOC131168519 gene encoding cytochrome P450 724B1, whose protein sequence is MLSLLPIFLALLLGLALAFLLQKLFLVKPLEPKNLPRGNMGWPFCGETLGFLKPHKSNSLGSFLQEHCSRYGRVFKSNLFGSPTIVSCDLELNMFILQNEEKLFQCSYPKPIHGILGNLSLLTISGDHHKKLRSFIIGFVSASKSAPDFLHYVEKLSISMMESWKKKKHQEVGFCKEAKMFTFNLIVKHILSIDEEDPVAIKILEDFLTFMEGFVSLPLSIPGTSFARAVKARARISSTVREIIKERGKQIGQAAEEDFLDGISSKGLSDDEKVSLVLDILLAGYETTATLMALVVYFLGHAPLALEQLKEEHLAIRKSKKDGEYLNWEDYKQMKFTNNVISEALRCGNIVKFVHRRSLQDVKFKGYLIPSGWKVLPIFAAVHLDPSLHENPTEFNPWRWADHAVSRKVIPFGGGLRICPGAELARVETAFFLHHLVLNYRWKPKRDDFPCSYPYLEFQKGLVLEIEAIKNFPSYTGRTQMKI, encoded by the exons ATGCTGAGTCTGCTGCCCATTTTTTTGGCTCTCCTTTTGGGCCTAGCTTTGGCTTTTCTTCTCCAAAAGCTCTTCTTGGTGAAGCCATTAGAGCCTAAAAACCTGCCTAGAGGGAACATGGGATGGCCCTTCTGTGGGGAAACTCTTGGATTCCTCAAGCCTCATAAGTCCAATTCTTTGGGAAGCTTCTTGCAGGAGCACTGTTCTAG ATATGGGAGGGttttcaagtcaaatctatttgGGTCTCCTACCATAGTTTCCTGTGATCTTGAGCTCAACATGTTCATTCTTCAGAATGAAGAGAAGCTGTTCCAGTGCAGCTACCCCAAGCCCATTCATGGCATCCTTGGCAACTTGTCCTTGCTGACCATCTCCGGAGACCATCACAAGAAGCTCAGAAGCTTCATCATCGGCTTCGTCAGCGCTTCTAAGTCGGCACCCGACTTCCTTCATTATGTAGAGAAGTTGTCAATCTCAATGATGGAGTCATGGAAGAAGAAAAAACATCAAGAAGTTGGCTTCTGCAAAGAAGCCAAAATG TTCACATTCAATCTTATAGTGAAGCACATATTGAGCATTGATGAGGAAGACCCAGTAGCAATAAAGATATTAGAGGACTTCCTTACCTTCATGGAAGGTTTTGTGTCTCTGCCACTGAGCATCCCAGGGACATCATTTGCAAGGGCTGTGAAG GCCAGAGCAAGGATCTCTTCCACAGTCAGAGAGATCATAAAAGAGAGGGGAAAACAAATTGGGCAGGCTGCAGAAGAAGATTTCTTAGATGGGATTTCATCCAAAGGCTTGAGTGATGATGAAAAAGTGAGTCTTGTGTTGGATATACTGCTTGCTGGCTATGAAACAACTGCAACACTTATGGCCTTGGTTGTTTACTTTCTTGGGCATGCACCACTTGCTCTGGAGCAATTAAAG GAAGAACATCTAGCAATAAGGAAAAGCAAGAAGGATGGAGAATACTTGAACTGGGAAGATTACAAGCAAATGAAGTTCACCAACAAT GTTATAAGTGAGGCTCTGAGATGTGGAAACATAGTCAAATTTGTGCATAGGAGATCTCTTCAAGATGTCAAATTCAAAG GGTACCTCATTCCCTCTGGATGGAAGGTCCTTCCTATCTTTGCTGCGGTCCATCTCGATCCATCCCTTCATGAAAATCCCACAGAGTTTAATCCTTGGAGATGGGCA GATCATGCAGTGAGCAGGAAGGTGATCCCATTTGGCGGTGGGCTTCGGATCTGCCCCGGGGCAGAACTCGCTAGAGTCGAGACGGCTTTCTTCCTTCACCATCTTGTCCTTAATTACAG GTGGAAACCAAAAAGAGATGACTTCCCATGTTCTTACCCTTATCTAGAGTTCCAGAAAGGGTTGGTATTGGAGATAGAAGCAATCAAGAACTTTCCTTCCTATACAGGAAGGACacaaatgaaaatatga